The Humulus lupulus chromosome 3, drHumLupu1.1, whole genome shotgun sequence genome window below encodes:
- the LOC133824953 gene encoding uncharacterized protein LOC133824953, with product MAIEEERFRWIRNNKKKLRSNLFSGLMDAIHRGDSDCSKVGKSIILSLSHTEGPRYRVQNYQDAMAICIYTIEFQKKGLPHAHILLFLHSTLKNPSADHIDNIISVEIPDLNVDPDGYNAINKFMIHGPCGKLNSNSPCMMQDRCTKHFPKKFNDQTTIDTDGFPVYKRRNTGIHVEKKGVLLDNRYVVPYHRNLIVKFDAHINVEPTVERLPFHLPGEHTVIFEENKCVENVVCIPGIEKTKFTQWLEANKNYDDARELTYSDFPISWVWNSKEKTWTRRKNRLAIGRIYFAHPSTGERFYLRMLLNFVKGSTSYESIRTINGVTYPNFKGTCYALGLLDDDKEWIDCLTEAAIWATGK from the exons ATGGCAATTGAAGAAGAAAGATTTCGTTGGATacgaaataacaaaaaaaaactcaGATCAAACCTTTTTTCTGGTTTAATGGACGCTATTCATCGTGGTGATTCAGATTGCTCAAAAGTGGGAAAATCAATTATTTTGTCTTTGTCACACACCGAGGGACCACGATATAGAGTACAAAATTATCAAGATGCTATGGCAATTT GTATATACACAATTGAGTTCCAAAAAAAAGGACTACCTCATGCACACATACTACTTTTCTTGCATTCGACATTGAAAAATCCTTCAGCAGACCATATTGATAATATAATAAGCGTGGAAATCCCAGACTTAAATGTTGATCCTGATGGTTATAATGCCATCAATAAATTTATGATTCATGGACCTTGTGGAAAACTTAATTCAAACTCTCCATGTATGATGCAAGATAGGTGCACAAAACATTTTCCAAAAAAATTCAATGATCAAACGACCATCGACACAGATGGCTTTCCAGTCTACAAAAGGAGAAATACAGGTATTCATGTCGAAAAGAAAGGTGTCCTTTTAGATAATCGATATGTAGTCCCTTATCATAGGAATTTGATTGTCAAATTTGATGCACATATTAATGTCGAG CCAACAGTTGAAAGATTACCATTCCATTTACCTGGAGAGCACACAGTAATATTCGAAGAAAACAAATGTGTTGAAAATGTTGTTTGCATACCTGGAATAGAAAAAACAAAGTTCACTCAATGGTTGGAGGCAAACAAGAATTATGATGATGCACGAGAGCTAACTTATTCGGATTTCCCTATAAGTTGGGTTTGGAATTCAAAGGAGAAAACATGGACTAGGAGAAAAAATAGATTGGCAATTGGAAGAATTTACTTCGCGCATCCTTCGACTGGAGAACGCTTCTATTTGAGAATGTTGTTAAATTTTGTCAAAGGGAGCACTTCTTATGAAAGTATTAGAACAATAAATGGGGTGACATATCCTAATTTTAAAGGCACATGCTATGCTTTGGGATTGTTAGACGATGATAAAGAGTGGATAGATTGCTTGACTGAAGCTGCAATATGGGCAACTGGAAAATAA